The following are from one region of the Angustibacter sp. Root456 genome:
- a CDS encoding DoxX family membrane protein — MTAISSQRRLPAQRSHDLDVVLHDEPAVAAHSTAFRYVTAAIRLSLGWVFLWAFLDKMFGLGHETESKAAWINGGSPTNGFLKFGAAGPFKGMYNNIAGAAWADWLFMIGLAGIGVALVAGVAMRLAATAGALLLVLMWTAVLPPANNLFMDDHIIYALVLVALAIAGAGHTLGLGSSWERLGIVKRFSFLK; from the coding sequence ATGACCGCCATCTCCTCGCAACGCCGACTACCCGCTCAGCGGTCGCACGACCTGGACGTCGTCCTGCACGACGAGCCGGCCGTCGCCGCCCACAGCACGGCGTTCCGCTACGTCACCGCCGCGATCCGGCTGAGCCTCGGCTGGGTCTTCCTGTGGGCCTTCCTCGACAAGATGTTCGGCCTCGGCCACGAGACCGAGAGCAAGGCCGCCTGGATCAACGGCGGCAGCCCGACGAACGGCTTCCTGAAGTTCGGCGCGGCCGGCCCGTTCAAGGGCATGTACAACAACATCGCCGGCGCGGCCTGGGCCGACTGGCTGTTCATGATCGGCCTGGCCGGCATCGGTGTCGCGCTCGTCGCCGGCGTGGCCATGCGGCTCGCCGCCACCGCCGGGGCCCTGCTCCTGGTGCTCATGTGGACCGCGGTCCTGCCGCCGGCGAACAACCTGTTCATGGACGACCACATCATCTACGCCCTCGTCCTCGTCGCCCTCGCGATCGCCGGTGCCGGGCACACGCTCGGGCTCGGCAGCTCCTGGGAGCGGCTCGGCATCGTCAAGCGCTTCAGCTTCCTGAAGTAG
- a CDS encoding nitroreductase family protein, producing MSTATGTDHPEVSEVTLAMVEAARLAPSVHNSQPWRFEPLPDGLAIHEDADRALPSLDPRGRQRTMSCAAAVANAAVALAHAGVQPVVQLLPDAGRPALLATVRAGRPAAPGDTDLRRYAAIARRRAHRRLHQRRELAADDVEALCEAVVGEGARPVVPDAPARRRLGVLLRRAVTHQLRDTDHLAEVDRWVRHPGDPQEHTDGIPVASLGTTPYPADSIVHDGWDAEELDEVPVEDELELSTIIAITTRGDTRRDWLVAGMALERLWLDAAARDLAVTFADQATQWPETRDQAAAVLGVPGELQLVLRLGYPLVDVPPTPRRPLSALWL from the coding sequence ATGAGCACCGCGACCGGCACCGACCACCCCGAGGTCAGCGAGGTCACGCTCGCCATGGTCGAGGCGGCTCGGTTGGCGCCGTCCGTCCACAACTCCCAGCCGTGGCGGTTCGAGCCGCTGCCCGACGGCCTGGCGATCCACGAGGACGCCGACCGCGCCCTGCCCTCGCTCGACCCCCGCGGACGCCAGCGCACCATGTCGTGCGCCGCCGCGGTGGCGAACGCCGCCGTGGCGCTGGCTCACGCCGGCGTGCAGCCCGTCGTCCAGCTCCTGCCGGACGCCGGGCGCCCCGCCCTGCTCGCCACCGTGCGCGCGGGGCGTCCGGCGGCTCCGGGTGACACCGACCTGCGCCGGTACGCCGCGATCGCGAGGCGGCGGGCCCACCGGCGCTTGCACCAGCGCCGCGAGCTCGCAGCGGACGACGTCGAGGCCCTCTGCGAGGCCGTGGTCGGCGAGGGGGCCCGCCCGGTCGTGCCTGACGCGCCCGCGCGGCGCCGGCTCGGCGTGCTGCTGCGCCGGGCCGTGACCCACCAGCTGCGCGACACCGACCACCTCGCGGAGGTCGACCGGTGGGTGCGCCACCCGGGCGACCCGCAGGAGCACACCGACGGCATCCCGGTGGCCTCGCTCGGCACGACGCCCTACCCCGCCGACAGCATCGTCCACGACGGCTGGGACGCCGAGGAGCTCGACGAGGTGCCGGTGGAGGACGAGCTCGAGCTGAGCACGATCATCGCGATCACCACCCGCGGCGACACCCGGCGCGACTGGCTGGTGGCCGGCATGGCCCTGGAGCGGCTGTGGCTGGATGCCGCGGCCCGCGACCTGGCCGTGACGTTCGCCGACCAGGCGACTCAGTGGCCCGAGACGCGCGACCAGGCGGCCGCCGTCCTCGGGGTGCCCGGCGAGCTGCAGCTGGTGCTGCGACTGGGCTACCCGCTGGTCGACGTCCCGCCGACGCCGCGGCGTCCGCTGTCGGCGCTGTGGCTCTGA
- a CDS encoding ATP-binding protein yields MISLPAHPSSTRDARRFVRDTLHQWRLDGLSPEAELLASELVTNVVLHAGTPFEVTLVRDDSLPLRVEVRDGSRRAPRRHRYSEEAATGRGLMLVESLALRHGVEIDDDGKLVWFELAADDEDGEAVS; encoded by the coding sequence GTGATCAGCCTTCCCGCGCACCCCAGCAGCACGCGCGACGCACGCCGGTTCGTGCGTGACACCCTGCACCAGTGGCGTCTGGACGGGCTCAGCCCCGAGGCCGAGCTGCTGGCCAGCGAGCTGGTCACGAACGTCGTCCTGCACGCCGGTACGCCGTTCGAGGTGACGCTCGTGCGTGACGACAGCCTGCCGCTGCGCGTGGAGGTGCGTGACGGCAGCCGCCGCGCCCCCCGCCGCCACCGGTACTCCGAGGAGGCCGCCACCGGGCGCGGTCTCATGCTCGTCGAGAGCCTCGCGCTGCGGCACGGCGTCGAGATCGACGACGACGGCAAGCTGGTGTGGTTCGAGCTCGCCGCTGACGACGAGGACGGGGAGGCGGTGTCGTGA
- a CDS encoding universal stress protein, which produces MNETRDVIVVGVDGSPGSARALEWAMQEAQRRGWGVEVITAYGHGAPEGNLGETAVARAAREDAEATQARQVSEVAEPYRDSVTVASEVVFGSAVERLSEASRHAGLLVVGSHGYSRLREVLVGSTAAGCIRRADCPVVVLPSPQVPVPEQAVARPQFEMGPMY; this is translated from the coding sequence ATGAACGAGACACGCGACGTGATCGTCGTCGGCGTCGACGGGTCGCCCGGGAGCGCCCGCGCGCTGGAGTGGGCCATGCAGGAAGCGCAGCGACGCGGGTGGGGCGTCGAGGTGATCACCGCCTACGGCCACGGAGCGCCCGAGGGCAACCTGGGTGAGACCGCGGTGGCGCGGGCGGCACGCGAGGACGCCGAGGCCACGCAGGCCCGGCAGGTCAGCGAGGTGGCCGAGCCCTACCGCGACTCGGTGACCGTGGCGAGCGAGGTCGTGTTCGGCTCCGCCGTCGAGCGGCTGTCGGAGGCCTCGCGCCACGCCGGGCTCCTCGTGGTCGGCAGTCACGGCTACAGCCGGCTGCGCGAGGTGCTCGTCGGCTCGACCGCCGCCGGCTGCATCCGCCGGGCCGACTGCCCGGTCGTCGTCCTGCCGTCGCCGCAGGTGCCGGTGCCGGAGCAGGCCGTCGCCCGCCCACAGTTCGAGATGGGGCCGATGTACTGA
- a CDS encoding bifunctional diguanylate cyclase/phosphodiesterase, with translation MTRRGQGQPGAQWVRRLGRAAWVVAALGAASSLVLPGPDDGAPIRYALVVTLLAFFALQVIRLLFAAALHPARRLALLFLTAGVGLWAAGAATVGASQAVELVRFPAPGEALYLLSYLGMAAFLLLDVAGRRLPALSVWLEAAVVCGAAACVSAFAVLSPLALTFERGGLALLLAILYPLIDLVLGTIVLAQLLLRQRERTGRTAALALAFLGLAVADSSFLVSLKQDTYSTNVLLDILWGVSFAVLVGAACTPPRQAVGQGSGQLRTRTLVVAAGVGLLVLVVHPGGTIGWVVTVPAIITLVGAGARMVLALREARGAAEALRLSLTDELTGLPNRRAVLASADESLRERRAFGFMLLDLDGFKDINDSLGHGTGDEVLIAVARRMRDALPSDVVVARLGGDEFALLSLTDDDLELLETARRVREVLMAPLHIDNLDLAIGASIGITVAGQDDASATDLLRRADVAMYEAKESRSGALLYDTAQDGYSRQRLRRGEELRHAIASNELVLWYQPQVDAVSRRVTAMEALVRWQHPREGLLSPMLFLSEARRAGLMPALSDAVMRMVVSDTRAFVDAGYDFRVAMNCAPPELLGGQLLPRLYEELAEADLPGDSVLIEVTEDSFLSDPERARDALYDLREHEVQASIDDYGTGFSSLAYLRDLPVQELKIDRSFVSALTADHRTRLIVQTTTQMAHAMGLRVVAEGVEDEQTATELVAMKVDVLQGYHIAAPMPPEQVGPWLRRWATGAGRSTSAGTTPSVA, from the coding sequence GTGACACGGCGCGGTCAGGGTCAGCCGGGTGCACAGTGGGTGCGCCGGCTGGGTCGTGCTGCCTGGGTGGTGGCGGCGCTGGGGGCCGCCTCCTCGCTGGTGCTGCCCGGCCCCGACGACGGCGCACCGATCCGCTACGCGCTCGTCGTCACCCTGCTCGCCTTCTTCGCCCTCCAGGTGATCCGGCTGCTGTTCGCCGCGGCGCTCCACCCGGCCCGTCGCTTGGCCCTGCTGTTCCTCACCGCTGGCGTCGGGCTGTGGGCCGCGGGCGCGGCGACGGTCGGCGCCAGCCAGGCCGTCGAGCTCGTGCGGTTCCCGGCGCCAGGCGAGGCGCTGTACCTCCTGTCGTACCTCGGTATGGCCGCCTTCCTGCTGCTGGACGTCGCCGGGCGGCGGCTGCCGGCGCTGTCGGTCTGGCTCGAGGCCGCCGTGGTGTGCGGAGCCGCCGCGTGCGTCTCGGCCTTCGCGGTGCTCTCGCCCCTGGCGCTCACCTTCGAGCGCGGCGGCCTGGCGCTGCTGCTCGCGATCCTCTATCCGCTGATCGACCTCGTGCTCGGGACGATCGTGCTGGCGCAGCTGCTGCTGCGCCAACGCGAGCGCACGGGGCGCACGGCCGCGCTGGCGCTGGCGTTCCTCGGGCTGGCGGTGGCCGACAGCAGCTTCCTGGTCTCGCTCAAGCAGGACACCTACTCCACGAACGTGCTCCTCGACATCCTCTGGGGCGTCAGCTTCGCCGTCCTGGTGGGTGCGGCGTGCACGCCGCCTCGGCAGGCGGTCGGCCAGGGCAGCGGTCAGCTGCGCACGCGCACGCTCGTCGTCGCAGCGGGTGTGGGGCTGCTGGTGCTGGTGGTGCACCCGGGCGGCACGATCGGGTGGGTCGTCACGGTGCCGGCGATCATCACGCTGGTGGGCGCGGGGGCGCGGATGGTGCTGGCCCTGCGCGAGGCGCGGGGGGCCGCTGAGGCGCTGCGCCTGTCACTCACCGACGAGCTCACCGGGCTACCGAACCGTCGTGCGGTGCTGGCGAGCGCCGACGAGTCGCTGCGCGAGCGCCGAGCGTTCGGCTTCATGCTGCTCGATCTCGACGGTTTCAAGGACATCAACGACAGCCTCGGGCACGGCACGGGCGACGAGGTGCTGATCGCGGTGGCGCGCCGCATGCGCGATGCCTTGCCGTCCGACGTCGTCGTGGCCCGGCTCGGCGGCGACGAGTTCGCCCTGCTGTCTCTGACCGACGACGACCTGGAGCTGCTCGAGACCGCTCGGCGCGTGCGCGAGGTGCTCATGGCGCCGCTGCACATCGACAACCTCGACCTCGCCATCGGCGCCTCGATCGGCATCACGGTGGCCGGTCAGGATGACGCGAGCGCCACCGACCTGCTGCGCCGGGCCGACGTCGCGATGTACGAGGCGAAGGAGTCTCGCTCGGGCGCGTTGCTCTACGACACGGCACAGGACGGCTACTCGCGCCAGCGGCTGCGCCGCGGCGAGGAGCTGCGCCACGCGATCGCCAGCAACGAGCTCGTGCTGTGGTACCAGCCGCAGGTCGACGCCGTGAGCCGGCGCGTGACGGCCATGGAGGCGCTCGTGCGCTGGCAGCACCCGCGCGAGGGGCTGCTCTCGCCGATGCTGTTCTTGTCCGAAGCCCGTCGCGCGGGGCTCATGCCAGCGCTGTCGGACGCCGTGATGCGCATGGTCGTCTCCGACACACGAGCGTTCGTCGACGCCGGCTACGACTTCCGGGTCGCCATGAACTGCGCGCCGCCGGAGCTGCTGGGCGGTCAGCTGCTGCCGCGGCTGTACGAGGAGCTGGCCGAGGCCGACCTCCCCGGCGACAGCGTGCTCATCGAGGTCACCGAGGACTCGTTCCTCTCCGATCCCGAGCGGGCGCGCGACGCGCTGTACGACCTGCGCGAGCACGAGGTGCAGGCGTCGATCGACGACTACGGGACGGGCTTCTCGTCGCTGGCCTACCTGCGCGACCTGCCGGTGCAGGAGCTCAAGATCGACCGCAGCTTCGTGTCGGCGCTGACGGCCGACCACCGCACCCGGCTCATCGTGCAGACCACGACGCAGATGGCCCACGCCATGGGGCTGCGGGTGGTGGCCGAGGGCGTCGAGGACGAGCAGACGGCCACAGAGCTCGTCGCGATGAAGGTCGACGTGCTGCAGGGATACCACATCGCGGCGCCCATGCCGCCGGAGCAGGTCGGACCGTGGCTGCGGCGGTGGGCCACCGGAGCGGGCCGGTCGACGTCGGCCGGCACCACGCCGTCCGTCGCCTGA
- a CDS encoding S-adenosylmethionine decarboxylase — protein MHDLAPEIHRQRLVVEGLCREPIDAESIKTYLSQLSKTIDMVALMEPATHQSPLYGWAGWIHWETSGAHFYAWDQPRLFFSVDIYACKPFSVDDVVEYTRAFFDSPHVEFKAF, from the coding sequence GTGCACGACCTCGCCCCCGAGATCCACCGTCAGCGCCTCGTCGTCGAGGGGCTGTGCCGTGAGCCCATCGACGCCGAGTCGATCAAGACCTATTTGTCGCAGCTGTCGAAGACCATCGACATGGTCGCCCTGATGGAGCCCGCCACCCACCAGTCGCCGCTGTACGGCTGGGCCGGGTGGATCCACTGGGAGACCTCCGGTGCGCACTTCTACGCCTGGGACCAGCCCCGGCTGTTCTTCAGCGTCGACATCTACGCCTGCAAGCCGTTCTCGGTCGACGACGTCGTCGAGTACACGCGCGCGTTCTTCGACAGCCCGCACGTCGAGTTCAAGGCCTTCTGA
- a CDS encoding Rieske 2Fe-2S domain-containing protein, translating to MSSSNPAPRSLTPLWDLPVRWTALDAVATTAKETVNRVIGRGRVADVLHGRWLGHPAHPALAQVPVGAALGAATLDLVALATGDRTLRRGARLLTAVATASAAPTALAGWADFADLHPEQQRVALVHAAGNLTAVAAWSVSLARRGPGWALAGTAVAGLAAGLGGHLSQRWAAGANHAEHVPHLAPEGWHRLGTADELSDGSPHRVLLGAEPVVVVRSADGLHALSATCSHLSAPLDEGEVEPVRGTECIVCPWHGSAFALDGGQVVRGPATAPQPVVDLDVRDGVVFGKVRQPGQ from the coding sequence ATGAGCTCGTCGAACCCCGCCCCACGCTCACTGACGCCGCTGTGGGACCTGCCCGTGCGCTGGACGGCGCTCGACGCCGTGGCGACGACCGCCAAGGAGACCGTCAACCGCGTCATCGGGCGCGGCCGCGTGGCCGACGTCCTGCACGGCCGCTGGCTCGGTCACCCCGCGCATCCCGCGCTGGCCCAGGTGCCGGTGGGCGCCGCTCTCGGCGCCGCGACCCTCGACCTCGTGGCCCTCGCCACCGGTGACCGCACCCTGCGCCGCGGGGCTCGCCTGCTCACGGCGGTGGCCACGGCGAGCGCGGCCCCGACCGCGCTCGCCGGGTGGGCCGATTTCGCCGACCTGCATCCCGAGCAGCAGCGCGTCGCTCTGGTGCACGCGGCGGGCAACCTCACGGCCGTCGCGGCGTGGTCGGTCTCGCTCGCGCGCCGGGGTCCGGGCTGGGCGCTCGCGGGGACGGCGGTCGCCGGGCTGGCCGCCGGGCTCGGCGGGCACCTCTCCCAGCGCTGGGCCGCCGGGGCCAACCACGCCGAGCACGTGCCGCACCTCGCGCCCGAGGGCTGGCACCGGCTCGGCACGGCCGACGAGCTGTCCGACGGGAGCCCGCACCGCGTGCTTCTCGGCGCCGAGCCGGTCGTGGTGGTGCGCTCGGCCGACGGCCTGCACGCGCTGTCGGCCACGTGCTCGCACCTGTCGGCGCCACTCGACGAGGGTGAGGTCGAGCCGGTGCGCGGCACCGAGTGCATCGTCTGCCCCTGGCACGGCAGCGCCTTCGCGCTGGACGGCGGGCAGGTCGTCCGCGGGCCGGCCACCGCGCCGCAGCCGGTCGTCGACCTCGACGTCCGCGACGGCGTGGTGTTCGGGAAGGTCCGCCAGCCCGGGCAGTGA
- a CDS encoding phage holin family protein — protein sequence MFGEVSKDLSQLVRQEVELAKAEAKESATRAGKGAGMLVGAAEAAQLALVFLSVAVWWGLGNAIGRGWSALVVTVVWAVVAAALGLLGKKQVSSVNGLPRTAQTVKEIPPALKPHEEQR from the coding sequence ATGTTCGGCGAGGTCAGCAAGGACCTCTCGCAGCTCGTCCGCCAGGAGGTCGAGCTGGCCAAGGCGGAGGCGAAGGAGTCGGCGACTCGCGCTGGCAAGGGCGCCGGGATGCTCGTCGGCGCCGCCGAGGCGGCCCAGCTGGCGCTGGTGTTCCTGTCCGTCGCCGTGTGGTGGGGCCTCGGTAACGCCATCGGCCGCGGCTGGTCGGCGCTCGTCGTCACCGTCGTGTGGGCCGTCGTGGCCGCCGCGCTCGGCCTGCTCGGCAAGAAGCAGGTGTCGTCCGTCAACGGCCTGCCGCGCACCGCGCAGACCGTCAAGGAGATCCCCCCAGCACTCAAGCCGCACGAGGAGCAGCGATGA
- a CDS encoding DUF3618 domain-containing protein, translating to MTTQNPEQIRAEIERTRSELSSDVDALADTVNPRNVARRQVGKVTTAVGGVRDKVMGSASSVGDSAGSAASSVGDAASSVGDRASHVPDAARSKTQGSPLAAGLVAFGAGLLVAALLPASERETHAAAAVKEKAEPLTHEVTSVAKDAAQQLKEPAQDAVESVKHTAQDAAATVRQEGQSAAVDVRDQAQDAQHTVRDSAQS from the coding sequence ATGACCACGCAGAACCCTGAGCAGATCCGCGCCGAGATCGAGCGCACCCGCAGCGAGCTCAGCAGCGACGTCGACGCGCTGGCCGACACCGTCAACCCGCGCAACGTCGCGCGCCGGCAGGTCGGCAAGGTGACCACCGCCGTGGGTGGCGTGCGAGACAAGGTGATGGGGTCGGCGTCCAGCGTCGGCGACTCCGCCGGGTCGGCGGCGTCGAGCGTCGGCGACGCCGCGTCGTCCGTCGGTGACCGCGCGAGCCACGTGCCCGACGCCGCCCGGTCCAAGACCCAGGGCAGTCCCCTGGCGGCCGGGCTGGTGGCCTTCGGCGCCGGTCTGCTGGTGGCCGCGCTGCTGCCGGCCTCGGAGCGCGAGACGCACGCCGCGGCGGCGGTGAAGGAGAAGGCAGAGCCGCTGACGCACGAGGTCACCTCGGTGGCCAAGGACGCCGCTCAGCAGCTGAAGGAGCCGGCGCAGGACGCCGTCGAGTCGGTGAAGCACACGGCTCAGGACGCCGCAGCGACGGTCAGGCAGGAGGGCCAGTCGGCCGCGGTGGACGTCCGCGACCAGGCCCAGGACGCCCAGCACACGGTGCGCGACAGCGCGCAGAGCTGA
- a CDS encoding NAD-dependent epimerase/dehydratase family protein, producing the protein MRLVVTGASGNVGTALLRRLATSEHDLVAVARRPPPPVAPYDRARWLSADLSEPRSEAVLAEAVRGADAVVHLAWGFQPSHDVGYLERLGVGGTRRVAQAVLEAGVPHLVHMSSVGAYSAKRDDARVVESWPTQGLATSAYSRHKAAAERVLDMVETEAAAPVVTRLRPGLIGQALAGSELLRYGLPPAVPAAVLRHLPLLPLDRRLTVPVVHADDVAEAIVRALERRAEGAFNLAAEPPVTADMGAQALGARIVPVPAKALSLLAQASWYAHLQPVDRGWVDLAYGVPLLDCSRAREVLGWQPTRDAEQVLHDTLGGMVEALSGRSPVLRPRRVVSELARWLRRGRISERRLP; encoded by the coding sequence ATGCGGCTCGTCGTCACCGGAGCGAGCGGCAACGTAGGGACGGCGCTGCTGCGCCGGCTGGCGACGTCCGAGCACGACCTGGTGGCGGTGGCCCGACGGCCACCGCCACCGGTCGCGCCGTACGACCGCGCCCGGTGGCTGAGCGCCGACCTGAGCGAGCCGCGCAGCGAGGCGGTGCTCGCCGAGGCGGTGCGCGGCGCAGACGCGGTGGTGCACCTCGCCTGGGGCTTCCAGCCCTCGCACGACGTCGGCTACCTCGAACGGCTCGGGGTGGGTGGCACGCGGCGCGTGGCGCAGGCGGTGCTCGAGGCCGGGGTGCCGCACCTGGTGCACATGTCGTCGGTGGGCGCCTACAGCGCCAAGCGCGACGACGCCCGCGTCGTGGAGAGCTGGCCGACGCAAGGCCTCGCGACGTCGGCGTACAGCAGGCACAAGGCGGCGGCCGAGCGCGTGCTCGACATGGTCGAGACCGAGGCGGCCGCTCCGGTGGTGACGCGCCTGCGCCCGGGCCTCATCGGCCAGGCCCTGGCGGGCAGCGAGCTGCTGCGCTACGGGCTGCCGCCGGCCGTCCCTGCTGCAGTGCTGCGCCACCTGCCGCTGCTGCCGCTCGACCGCCGGCTCACGGTCCCCGTCGTGCACGCGGACGACGTCGCCGAGGCGATCGTGCGGGCGCTGGAACGGCGGGCCGAGGGGGCGTTCAACCTGGCGGCCGAGCCCCCGGTGACCGCCGACATGGGGGCGCAGGCGCTCGGTGCACGGATCGTGCCCGTGCCCGCCAAGGCCCTCAGCCTGCTGGCCCAGGCCAGCTGGTACGCGCACCTGCAGCCCGTCGACCGCGGGTGGGTCGACCTCGCGTACGGCGTGCCGCTGCTGGACTGCAGCCGAGCCCGTGAGGTGCTCGGCTGGCAACCCACCCGCGACGCCGAGCAGGTGCTGCACGACACCCTGGGCGGCATGGTCGAGGCGCTGAGCGGGCGCAGCCCGGTGCTGCGGCCCCGACGGGTCGTCAGCGAGCTGGCGCGCTGGCTGCGCCGCGGGCGAATCAGCGAGCGGCGCCTGCCGTGA
- a CDS encoding alpha/beta fold hydrolase: protein MSLHVVVVPGLGAVGYLQRFAAAVRARGARCTVLDLPGLRQRPLVCEPTVQGLGFAAAERVLGLDDEHVVLMGHSTGAQAALHAAAWVEQVRPLAGLVLAGPTVAPTQRSLWQLALRAPRAYRRDSPRELLDIVELARAPAAVVRLVRSGVADRPEATITKVVAPVTVTAGRADALAPRWWRHVLVAQAIRASGRRDIELPGSHNNPFTHPGQLADVAVSAPAAARAR, encoded by the coding sequence GTGAGTCTGCACGTCGTGGTGGTGCCCGGCCTCGGGGCCGTGGGCTACCTGCAGCGGTTCGCGGCCGCCGTCCGGGCGCGGGGCGCTCGCTGCACGGTGCTCGACCTGCCGGGACTGCGCCAGCGCCCCCTCGTCTGCGAGCCCACCGTGCAGGGGCTCGGCTTCGCCGCCGCTGAACGGGTGCTCGGCCTCGATGACGAGCACGTCGTGCTGATGGGCCACTCGACGGGCGCGCAGGCGGCACTGCACGCGGCGGCGTGGGTCGAGCAGGTCCGCCCCCTCGCCGGCCTGGTGCTCGCCGGACCCACTGTGGCGCCCACGCAGCGCAGCCTCTGGCAGCTGGCCCTCCGAGCGCCGCGGGCCTATCGGCGTGACTCGCCGCGCGAGCTGCTCGACATCGTCGAGCTGGCCCGAGCGCCTGCGGCCGTCGTCCGCCTGGTGCGCTCGGGGGTGGCCGACCGGCCGGAGGCGACCATCACGAAGGTGGTTGCTCCGGTGACGGTCACGGCCGGGCGCGCCGACGCCCTGGCCCCGCGGTGGTGGCGCCACGTGCTGGTGGCTCAGGCGATCCGGGCTTCGGGACGGCGCGACATCGAGCTACCCGGCTCGCACAACAACCCCTTCACGCACCCCGGCCAGCTCGCCGACGTCGCGGTCAGTGCGCCTGCCGCCGCACGGGCGCGGTGA
- a CDS encoding DUF1524 domain-containing protein, with product MPRFNPPPGWPAPPAGWTPPDGWQPDPSWPPAPPGWPFWVDDAPATPLARRRTRGRRAGLVAAASVGALALVVAALQAAHGEPSGPTSATSSARSVAAGPSAGNRSSSEPTTASATASASPTATTTATTTATTTTTAAPTSSAPPVPTTAQPAARPGTALAALATLRVAGRAPKTGYDRARFGQAWADVDRNGCDTRNDVLRRDLTRYTLKAGTHGCLVLKGTLHDPYTGRTISFVRGQSTSIAVQVDHVVALSDAWQKGAQTWTLDQRTAFANDSLNLLAVDGPTNASKGDGDAATWLPPVKSYRCAYVARQVAVKSRYGLWVTRAEKDAMARVLARCPDQRLPSARAFRLGGGTVAAAPATTTSAPAPSTPSTSGGTDPRFGTCEEAKSHGYGPYVQGRDPEYDWYRDSDHDGRVCE from the coding sequence ATGCCGAGGTTCAACCCGCCGCCCGGCTGGCCCGCGCCTCCGGCGGGCTGGACGCCCCCGGACGGTTGGCAGCCCGACCCGTCGTGGCCGCCGGCTCCCCCCGGCTGGCCCTTCTGGGTGGACGACGCACCGGCCACCCCCCTCGCCCGGCGCCGCACGCGAGGGCGCCGCGCCGGCCTCGTCGCCGCCGCATCGGTCGGCGCCCTCGCGCTGGTGGTGGCGGCGCTGCAGGCCGCGCACGGCGAGCCCAGCGGCCCGACGTCCGCCACCAGCTCGGCCCGCTCCGTGGCGGCCGGGCCGAGCGCCGGCAACCGCTCCTCGAGCGAGCCGACGACCGCCTCGGCCACTGCGAGCGCCTCCCCGACCGCAACCACCACCGCCACCACCACGGCCACCACGACCACCACGGCCGCTCCGACGTCGAGCGCGCCACCTGTCCCCACCACCGCGCAGCCCGCGGCTCGTCCCGGCACCGCGCTGGCCGCCCTCGCGACCCTTCGGGTGGCCGGTCGCGCGCCCAAGACCGGCTACGACCGCGCGCGCTTCGGGCAGGCCTGGGCCGACGTCGACCGCAACGGCTGCGACACCCGCAACGACGTCCTGCGGCGCGACCTCACCCGCTACACGCTGAAGGCCGGCACGCACGGCTGCCTCGTGCTGAAGGGCACGCTGCACGACCCGTACACCGGCCGCACCATCAGCTTCGTCCGTGGCCAGAGCACCTCGATCGCTGTGCAGGTCGACCACGTGGTCGCGCTCTCGGACGCCTGGCAGAAGGGCGCGCAGACCTGGACCCTCGACCAGCGCACCGCCTTCGCCAACGACTCGCTCAACCTGCTCGCGGTCGACGGCCCCACGAACGCCAGCAAGGGCGACGGCGACGCCGCCACCTGGTTGCCGCCGGTGAAGTCCTACCGGTGCGCGTACGTCGCCCGGCAGGTCGCGGTGAAGAGCCGCTACGGGCTGTGGGTGACGCGCGCGGAGAAGGACGCCATGGCCCGCGTGCTCGCCCGCTGCCCCGACCAGCGACTGCCGAGCGCGCGAGCGTTCCGGCTCGGTGGTGGCACGGTCGCTGCCGCGCCGGCCACCACGACGTCGGCACCTGCGCCCAGCACGCCGTCGACGAGCGGGGGCACCGACCCGCGGTTCGGCACCTGCGAGGAGGCCAAGAGCCACGGCTACGGCCCGTACGTGCAGGGCCGCGACCCCGAGTACGACTGGTATCGCGACAGCGACCACGACGGCAGGGTGTGCGAGTAG